From Nonomuraea helvata, a single genomic window includes:
- a CDS encoding NmrA family NAD(P)-binding protein: MILVTGATGSIGTHLVRLLLDQGAPVRALVRDATKGRALGCDIVVGDFDEPASLAAAMDGVEHLFLNAGGAQPVEGEQPMIRQQKAAIDAARAAGVSRVVKVSVWGARRGGRLAEGAHWEIEEHLKASGLGWSMLRPSGFMQNFITGAAAFTADGRLMDAYGGAGVSYIDCHDIAACAAALLTGSRGLGEAYVLTGPQALTAAEITRELSAALGRAVGHVEVSPDDLAAALRSQGLPARFADDVAELSRNVAAGSLAATTTAVRDLTGRAPRTFAQFLAANAEALRGGLLSPARS; this comes from the coding sequence ATGATCTTGGTCACCGGAGCCACCGGCTCCATCGGCACGCACCTCGTACGCCTCCTGCTCGATCAAGGGGCACCCGTCAGGGCGCTGGTCCGCGACGCGACCAAGGGACGGGCCCTGGGCTGCGACATCGTGGTCGGGGACTTCGACGAGCCCGCCTCGCTGGCCGCCGCCATGGACGGCGTGGAGCACCTCTTCCTCAACGCCGGCGGCGCCCAGCCGGTGGAGGGCGAACAGCCGATGATCCGCCAGCAGAAGGCGGCCATCGACGCGGCGCGGGCCGCCGGGGTGTCGCGGGTGGTGAAGGTGTCGGTCTGGGGCGCCCGACGGGGCGGGCGGCTGGCCGAGGGCGCGCACTGGGAGATCGAGGAGCACCTGAAGGCGTCCGGGCTCGGCTGGTCGATGCTGCGGCCGAGCGGTTTCATGCAGAACTTCATCACCGGGGCCGCCGCCTTCACCGCCGACGGCAGGCTCATGGACGCGTACGGAGGCGCCGGCGTGTCGTACATCGACTGCCATGACATCGCCGCCTGCGCCGCCGCCCTGCTGACGGGATCGCGCGGCCTCGGGGAGGCGTACGTCCTGACGGGCCCGCAGGCGCTCACCGCCGCCGAGATCACGCGGGAGCTCTCGGCGGCCCTGGGCCGGGCGGTCGGGCACGTGGAGGTGTCTCCGGACGACCTGGCCGCCGCGCTGCGCTCGCAGGGGCTGCCCGCGCGGTTCGCCGACGACGTCGCCGAGCTGTCCAGGAACGTCGCGGCCGGCTCGCTGGCGGCCACCACGACGGCGGTGCGGGACCTCACCGGCCGCGCGCCCCGCACGTTCGCGCAGTTCCTGGCCGCCAACGCCGAGGCGCTGCGGGGCGGCCTGCTCTCCCCGGCGCGCTCATGA